TGATCCATGGCTCAAGCCATGCGCCGTCCGGTTGCGAAGGTGGCTCGCGGCCGTTTCGGGCGCGAAGCCCGGGGCCTGTCTCGTCCGACCTCAGGGAGGAGACTCCAGGAGCAGGTCCCACCTCGGAGGACATCTGACGTCCTTCCCTCCCTGAACTCCGGGAGCCAGAGCAATCCTGCAAATACCTGAATTCATTCAGAGGGTTCTCCGCCGCCCTCATGACAGGGCCTCCGTAGGCAGAATAATCTTACCCAAATGGATTTGACCCACCCTCGCGCTTCTCCCGGGAGAGCGGCGCAAGGGGGTCATTCCGGAATCAGCAGCAGGTCTGAGTTCTCGCGAGCGCCACCGCCCCGGGTGTCGCTCGCGTTGGCGTCCCCGAGCGCGGAGTACACGAGATGAGCAACGAGCTGTCGAAGCGGATCGCCAACCTCTCACCAGAGAAGCGCGCCGAGTTGCTCAGGAAGGTGGCCGCACAGAAAGCCGCCACAGGGAGCGCTGCTCAAGGGCTCATCCCGGTGCAGGACCGCTCGCGTCCGTTGCCGTTGTCCTTCGCCCAGCAGCGCCTGTGGTTCATTGATCAGCTACAGCCCGGCAGCCCTCTCTACAACGTGCCCATGGCGGTGCGGCTGGAGGGCGCGCTGGACGTGGACGTGCTGGAGCGCGCGCTGCGCGAAGTGGTGCGCCGTCACGAAGTGCTCCGCACCACCTTCCGCGAGGACGCCTCCGGGCCCGTGCAGGTGGTGTCGCCGGAGCCCGTGCTCACCCTGGAGCGCAGGGAGTTCACGGGCTCATCGCCGGAGGAGGCGTGGCGGCTGGCGCGTGAAGCCGCGGCCCAGCCCTTCCATCTCGCGAAGGGCCCACTGCTGCGCGCCCTGCTGCTGACGTCGGCGCCCGGAGAGCACCTGCTCGT
This genomic stretch from Corallococcus caeni harbors:
- a CDS encoding condensation domain-containing protein — translated: MSNELSKRIANLSPEKRAELLRKVAAQKAATGSAAQGLIPVQDRSRPLPLSFAQQRLWFIDQLQPGSPLYNVPMAVRLEGALDVDVLERALREVVRRHEVLRTTFREDASGPVQVVSPEPVLTLERREFTGSSPEEAWRLAREAAAQPFHLAKGPLLRALLLTSAPGEHLLVVVVHHIVSDGWSMTLLVREVALLYGAFARGQPVPLPPLGVQYADFGVWQREWLQGPRLEKQLDYWKQQLAGVPSALELPTDFPRPAIRDGRGARHDVLLPRELTDALKALAQQEGASLYMALLTGWQLLMARYSGQEDVTVGSPMAGRTRGEVEGLIGLFVNAQ